From Rhodanobacteraceae bacterium, the proteins below share one genomic window:
- a CDS encoding VapC toxin protein has product MNVVDSSAWLEYFAEGPNARHFAGVIEKPDELLVPSVTLLEVFKRVTQQRDESLALQCVAAMRQSEVVDLDASLALRAAALGVRYKLPMADSIIYATAQAANAWVWTQDADFEGLPRVKFWRKS; this is encoded by the coding sequence ATGAATGTCGTCGATTCGTCGGCGTGGCTGGAATATTTCGCCGAGGGGCCGAACGCGAGGCATTTTGCCGGGGTGATCGAAAAGCCGGATGAATTGCTGGTGCCGTCCGTCACCTTGCTCGAAGTGTTCAAGCGCGTCACCCAGCAGCGCGATGAGTCACTCGCATTGCAATGCGTGGCAGCGATGCGGCAAAGCGAGGTCGTGGACCTCGATGCATCGCTTGCCCTGCGTGCGGCGGCACTCGGCGTGCGCTACAAGTTGCCAATGGCCGACAGCATCATCTATGCGACCGCACAAGCGGCCAATGCGTGGGTCTGGACACAGGATGCGGATTTCGAAGGGCTGCCGCGAGTGAAGTTCTGGCGCAAGTCGTAG
- a CDS encoding Amino acid-proton symporter YbeC: MSHENAIRRNVGAWALMFTGLGSIIGSGWLFGAWRAAQLAGPGAIWAWVIGAVVILFIAITYAELGAMFPESGGMVRYGQYSHGTLVGFIAAWANWIAIASVIPVEAEASVQYMASWPWQWAQDLYHHAAGGAGTLSATGLAIAAALVIGYFLLNYWSVNLFAKTNAWITLYKLIVPALTATALMATSFHPENFHVGAHGGPHAYSISAILTAVAISGIVFSFNGFQSPVNLAGEAKNPGRNVPFGIIGSIVLATIVYLLLQVAFLGAMDPVALAKGGWYALDFSSPFAQLALALNLNWLALLLYSDAFISPSGTGATYTATTARMIYGMERNGTLPKVFGRVHPRFGIPRPAMWLNLVVAFIFMFFFRGWATLAEVISVATIISYLTGPVSVSVLRRTAPELRRPLRIPLLPVIAGLAFVFATELLYWARWPRTGEIILLMVVALPIWLWYAVQRGGADLLKQVRGALWLIFYLPAIAALSWAGSARFGGHGYLPYGWDLLIVAAVAVGFFAWGLACGWRTPDVEQAAAHHGVIED, translated from the coding sequence ATGAGTCACGAAAACGCAATCCGCCGCAACGTCGGCGCGTGGGCGCTGATGTTCACGGGCCTGGGCTCGATCATCGGCTCGGGCTGGCTGTTCGGCGCGTGGCGCGCGGCGCAACTGGCAGGCCCGGGCGCGATCTGGGCGTGGGTGATCGGAGCGGTGGTGATCCTGTTCATCGCGATCACCTACGCGGAACTCGGCGCGATGTTCCCGGAATCGGGCGGCATGGTGCGCTACGGCCAGTATTCGCACGGCACGCTGGTGGGCTTCATCGCGGCGTGGGCGAACTGGATCGCGATCGCGTCGGTGATTCCGGTGGAAGCGGAAGCGTCGGTGCAGTACATGGCGTCGTGGCCTTGGCAGTGGGCGCAGGATCTGTACCACCACGCCGCGGGCGGCGCGGGCACGCTGAGCGCGACCGGACTTGCGATCGCCGCCGCGCTGGTGATCGGGTATTTCCTCCTGAACTACTGGAGCGTGAATCTGTTCGCGAAGACCAACGCGTGGATCACGCTGTACAAGCTGATCGTGCCGGCGCTGACCGCGACCGCCCTGATGGCGACCTCGTTCCATCCGGAAAATTTCCATGTCGGCGCGCACGGCGGCCCGCACGCCTACAGCATCTCGGCGATCCTGACCGCGGTCGCGATCAGCGGCATCGTTTTCAGTTTCAACGGCTTCCAGAGTCCGGTGAACCTCGCGGGCGAAGCGAAGAACCCCGGCCGCAACGTGCCGTTCGGAATCATCGGTTCGATCGTGCTGGCGACCATCGTGTACCTGCTGCTGCAGGTGGCGTTCCTGGGCGCGATGGATCCTGTGGCGCTTGCCAAGGGTGGCTGGTACGCGCTGGATTTCTCCTCGCCGTTCGCGCAACTGGCGCTGGCGTTGAACCTCAACTGGCTAGCGCTGCTGCTGTATTCCGACGCGTTCATCAGCCCGTCCGGCACCGGCGCCACCTACACCGCAACCACCGCACGGATGATCTACGGGATGGAACGCAACGGCACGCTGCCGAAAGTGTTCGGACGCGTGCATCCGCGCTTCGGCATCCCGCGCCCGGCGATGTGGCTGAACCTGGTGGTCGCCTTCATCTTCATGTTCTTCTTCCGCGGCTGGGCCACGCTGGCCGAAGTGATCTCGGTGGCGACAATCATTTCGTACCTGACCGGACCGGTGAGCGTCAGCGTGCTGCGGCGCACCGCGCCGGAATTGCGCCGGCCGCTGCGCATTCCGCTGCTGCCGGTCATCGCGGGACTCGCGTTCGTGTTCGCGACCGAGCTGCTGTACTGGGCGCGCTGGCCCCGCACCGGCGAGATCATCCTGTTGATGGTGGTCGCGCTGCCGATCTGGCTCTGGTATGCGGTCCAGCGCGGCGGCGCGGATTTGCTGAAACAGGTGCGCGGCGCGCTGTGGCTGATCTTCTACCTGCCCGCGATCGCCGCGCTGTCATGGGCCGGCAGCGCGCGCTTCGGCGGCCACGGTTACCTTCCCTACGGCTGGGATCTCCTGATCGTCGCTGCCGTCGCGGTCGGCTTCTTTGCATGGGGCCTCGCGTGCGGCTGGCGCACGCCGGACGTCGAGCAGGCCGCGGCGCACCATGGCGTGATCGAGGATTGA
- a CDS encoding Aspartokinase / Homoserine dehydrogenase — MSAVLAEALVPRAAARHDIAVVLFGTGKVGGAFLQLLRTPAGANLRLVGAANSRHQQTQPEALAERRLRERLNIGGEARDDAALLHALLASGARDKVIIDATASAELAARHPDWLVRGCHVATANKALAGGGLAGWHALQAGCVHGAHYGDSATVGAGLPALATLRRLHACGDRVARIEGVFSGSLSYLFNHYDGRQPFSTLLREACALGYTEPDPRADLFGEDVARKLLILARAAGFPLQRSDIEVENLVPEALRDIPQDEFLERLEELEAPIAARLAAAISRDGVLRYLARFDADGRAHVGLDEVPATHPAAHLLGADNLFAFTTQRYAQRPLVIQGAGAGPEVTAQALLGDILALR; from the coding sequence ATGAGCGCGGTGCTGGCGGAGGCGTTGGTGCCGCGTGCGGCGGCGCGGCACGACATCGCGGTGGTGCTGTTCGGCACCGGCAAGGTCGGCGGCGCGTTCCTGCAACTGCTGCGCACGCCGGCAGGCGCGAACCTGCGACTGGTCGGCGCGGCCAATTCGCGCCACCAGCAAACGCAACCCGAAGCGCTGGCCGAGCGCCGCCTGCGCGAACGCCTGAACATCGGCGGCGAAGCGCGTGACGATGCCGCGTTGTTGCATGCGCTGCTCGCGAGTGGTGCGCGCGACAAGGTGATCATCGACGCCACCGCGTCGGCGGAGTTGGCGGCCCGCCATCCCGATTGGCTGGTGCGCGGCTGTCACGTCGCGACCGCCAACAAGGCGCTGGCGGGTGGAGGCCTGGCCGGCTGGCACGCGCTGCAGGCGGGCTGCGTGCATGGCGCCCATTACGGCGACAGCGCCACCGTCGGCGCGGGCCTGCCGGCGCTCGCCACGCTGCGCCGCCTGCACGCCTGCGGCGACCGCGTCGCGCGCATCGAAGGCGTGTTCTCGGGATCGCTCTCGTACCTGTTCAATCACTACGACGGACGCCAGCCATTCTCGACCCTGCTGCGCGAAGCCTGCGCGCTCGGCTACACCGAGCCTGATCCGCGCGCCGACCTTTTCGGCGAGGACGTCGCGCGCAAGCTGCTGATCCTCGCGCGCGCGGCGGGATTCCCTTTGCAACGCAGCGACATCGAAGTCGAGAACCTGGTGCCGGAAGCGCTGCGCGATATTCCGCAGGACGAATTCCTGGAGCGGCTCGAAGAACTCGAGGCGCCGATCGCGGCGCGCCTCGCCGCCGCCATTTCGCGCGATGGCGTGTTGCGTTACCTCGCGCGCTTCGATGCCGACGGCCGCGCACATGTCGGCCTGGACGAAGTACCCGCGACGCATCCCGCCGCGCACCTGCTCGGCGCCGACAACCTGTTCGCCTTCACCACGCAGCGCTACGCGCAGCGTCCGCTGGTGATCCAGGGCGCGGGCGCGGGACCCGAAGTCACCGCGCAGGCATTGCTGGGCGACATCCTCGCGTTGCGCTGA
- a CDS encoding Cystathionine gamma-synthase: MTTNVASCTRAVRAGIETDAQHGAVVPPLHLSTNYSFAGFNEKREYDYSRSGNPTRDLLADALADLERGAGAVVTASGMAAVALALELVPAGGKVLAAHDCYGGTWRLLDAWAKKGRFTVRFADLTDPTALAAGLAENPSLVWVETPSNPLLRITDIRHVAQAARAADALCVVDNTFLSPALQQPLTLGADVVVHSTTKYINGHSDVVGGAVIAREPEVAEKLKWWGNCLGLTGAPFDSWLTLRGLRTLSPRLRVHQENAAALADLLDQHPAVTRVFYPGLSSHPQHALAARQQSGFGAMLSFELGGGEDAVRAFLDGLQCITLAESLGGVESLVAHPATMTHAAMASEARRAAGISDTLLRLSVGIEDIADLSRHLRAALVRADAVSRKRVAVPA, translated from the coding sequence ATGACTACCAACGTTGCATCCTGTACGCGCGCGGTGCGCGCCGGCATCGAGACCGACGCGCAGCACGGCGCGGTGGTGCCGCCGCTGCACCTTTCCACCAATTATTCGTTCGCGGGTTTCAACGAGAAGCGCGAATACGACTACTCGCGCAGCGGCAATCCGACGCGCGACCTGCTGGCCGACGCGCTGGCCGACCTCGAACGCGGTGCGGGCGCGGTGGTGACGGCCAGCGGCATGGCCGCGGTCGCGCTGGCGCTGGAACTGGTGCCCGCGGGCGGCAAGGTGCTGGCCGCGCATGATTGCTACGGCGGCACCTGGCGGCTGCTCGATGCATGGGCGAAGAAGGGACGCTTCACGGTGCGCTTCGCGGACCTCACCGATCCCACCGCACTGGCCGCGGGACTCGCCGAGAATCCTTCGCTGGTGTGGGTGGAAACGCCATCGAACCCGTTGCTGCGGATCACCGACATCCGTCACGTCGCGCAGGCCGCGCGCGCGGCGGACGCGCTGTGCGTGGTGGACAACACCTTCCTGTCACCGGCGCTGCAGCAGCCGCTGACGCTGGGCGCCGACGTGGTGGTGCATTCGACCACCAAGTACATCAACGGCCACAGCGACGTGGTCGGCGGCGCGGTGATCGCGCGCGAGCCGGAAGTCGCCGAGAAGTTGAAGTGGTGGGGCAATTGCCTGGGGCTCACCGGCGCGCCGTTCGATAGTTGGTTGACGCTGCGCGGCCTGCGCACCTTGTCGCCGCGCTTGCGCGTGCACCAGGAAAACGCGGCCGCGCTGGCGGACCTCCTGGACCAGCATCCCGCGGTGACGCGCGTGTTCTATCCGGGCCTCAGCAGCCATCCGCAACATGCGCTGGCCGCGCGCCAGCAATCGGGTTTCGGCGCGATGCTGAGCTTCGAACTGGGTGGCGGCGAGGACGCGGTACGCGCGTTTCTGGATGGCCTGCAGTGCATCACGCTGGCCGAATCGCTGGGCGGTGTTGAGAGCTTGGTAGCGCATCCCGCGACCATGACCCACGCGGCGATGGCGTCCGAGGCGCGCCGCGCGGCCGGCATTTCCGACACGCTGCTGCGCCTTTCGGTCGGCATCGAGGACATCGCCGATCTGTCGCGTCATCTGCGCGCCGCACTGGTACGCGCGGATGCGGTGTCGCGAAAACGCGTGGCGGTGCCGGCATGA
- a CDS encoding Homoserine O-acetyltransferase — protein MSLAVAPEIAERQIAEPHFADVPYAAPAAVPFTCLRASRRVRIAPRYSEGAVEVEVRYLWAGAPGAPTVIVQGGISADRDACSSAEHPAPGWWESQIGAGRAIDLDRVRVLAIDWLDADDLHAPSVASEDQADALAALLDALGITHVEAFIGASYGAMVGLAFAARHGNRLGRLIALAGAHRPHPFATAQRAVQRGIVKLGLDNGCVDEALSLARQLALTTYRSCEELGRRFAGGAEYRDGRFRLPVEGWLEHQGRTFVARFNAQRYLALSESIDLHDVDPKSVRVPATLIGFASDKLVPLADLCVLQQRFGAPATLEVIETPYGHDGFLKEHERLAPLLRDALQACGD, from the coding sequence ATGAGCCTCGCCGTCGCACCCGAAATCGCCGAGCGACAGATCGCCGAACCGCACTTCGCCGACGTGCCGTACGCCGCGCCGGCCGCCGTTCCCTTCACCTGCCTGCGCGCGTCGCGCCGCGTGCGCATCGCGCCGCGTTACAGCGAAGGCGCGGTCGAAGTCGAAGTGCGTTATCTCTGGGCCGGCGCGCCGGGCGCGCCCACGGTGATCGTGCAGGGCGGCATCTCGGCCGACCGCGACGCATGTTCGAGCGCCGAACACCCGGCGCCGGGCTGGTGGGAATCGCAGATCGGCGCGGGGCGCGCGATCGACCTCGACCGCGTGCGCGTGTTGGCGATCGACTGGCTGGACGCGGACGATTTGCACGCGCCGTCGGTGGCCAGCGAGGATCAGGCCGACGCGCTGGCGGCGTTGCTGGATGCGCTCGGTATCACGCATGTCGAAGCCTTCATCGGCGCTTCGTACGGCGCGATGGTCGGACTCGCGTTCGCCGCGCGCCACGGCAATCGGCTTGGCAGGTTGATCGCGCTGGCCGGCGCGCACCGCCCGCATCCGTTCGCGACCGCGCAGCGCGCAGTGCAGCGCGGCATCGTGAAGCTGGGGCTCGACAACGGCTGCGTGGACGAGGCGCTGTCGCTGGCGCGCCAACTCGCGCTCACCACGTACCGCAGCTGCGAGGAACTCGGCCGCCGCTTCGCCGGCGGCGCGGAATACCGCGACGGGCGTTTCCGGCTGCCCGTCGAAGGCTGGTTGGAACACCAGGGCCGCACCTTCGTCGCGCGTTTCAATGCCCAACGCTATCTCGCGCTGTCCGAATCGATCGACCTGCATGACGTCGATCCGAAGTCGGTACGCGTGCCTGCCACCTTGATCGGATTCGCCAGCGACAAGCTGGTGCCGCTCGCGGACCTATGCGTGCTGCAGCAGCGCTTCGGCGCGCCGGCCACGCTGGAAGTGATCGAGACCCCTTACGGTCACGACGGATTCCTGAAAGAACACGAACGCCTCGCGCCGCTGCTGCGCGACGCCCTGCAAGCTTGCGGAGACTGA
- a CDS encoding glutathione S-transferase family protein: MKLYWFDTVNPRKACAVAKYLRSPVQYVRVDLARGEHRTPEYLALNPNGKVPTLVDGPRRLWESAAIMCHLAARCDSDLWPQDDRQIEVVRWLSWDLANFYRAGGTLYFEHIIKPRLRLGEAVPGAVAQATADWRRLAALLDAHLHERRWLVGDSLTVADFAVAAFLPYAEGAHIPLDEFPAITRWHERLNELEAWREPFPALAETA; encoded by the coding sequence ATGAAGCTCTACTGGTTCGACACCGTCAACCCGCGCAAGGCCTGCGCGGTCGCGAAATACCTGCGCTCGCCCGTCCAGTACGTGCGCGTCGACCTCGCGCGCGGCGAGCACAGGACGCCCGAATACCTGGCGCTGAATCCCAACGGCAAGGTGCCGACCCTGGTCGACGGACCGCGCCGGCTGTGGGAGTCCGCCGCGATCATGTGCCACCTGGCGGCGCGTTGTGATTCGGACCTGTGGCCGCAGGACGATCGCCAGATCGAAGTGGTCCGCTGGTTGAGCTGGGATCTCGCGAATTTCTACCGCGCCGGCGGCACGCTGTATTTCGAGCACATCATCAAGCCGCGCCTGCGGCTCGGCGAGGCCGTGCCGGGCGCGGTTGCGCAAGCCACCGCTGACTGGCGGCGGCTGGCCGCGCTGCTCGACGCGCACCTGCACGAACGCCGCTGGCTGGTCGGCGATTCGCTCACGGTCGCGGATTTCGCGGTCGCGGCGTTCCTGCCGTACGCCGAAGGCGCGCACATCCCGCTGGATGAATTCCCCGCGATCACGCGCTGGCACGAGCGCCTTAACGAGCTGGAGGCGTGGCGCGAACCCTTCCCGGCGCTGGCTGAAACGGCCTGA
- a CDS encoding VOC family protein, with protein sequence MQLVSYLFYKNQAAEAFDFYARCLGGKVAMKVTYGEMPESERVPAEMRNLVAHVQLDVGGAQLMGSDWCPPGDDTPYPGIHGNRICLIVDTPEQAERAFNALSAGGEVMMPIAETSWSLRFGMFTDRFGAHWMVNCNRAEASHA encoded by the coding sequence ATGCAACTCGTCAGCTATCTGTTCTACAAGAATCAAGCCGCGGAAGCGTTCGATTTCTATGCCAGGTGCCTGGGCGGCAAGGTCGCCATGAAGGTGACCTACGGTGAAATGCCGGAGAGTGAGCGGGTGCCTGCGGAAATGCGCAATCTGGTCGCGCACGTGCAGCTCGATGTCGGCGGTGCGCAGTTGATGGGCTCAGACTGGTGCCCGCCGGGCGACGACACGCCTTATCCGGGTATCCACGGCAACCGGATTTGCCTGATCGTCGACACCCCGGAACAGGCCGAGCGCGCATTCAATGCACTCAGTGCGGGCGGCGAAGTGATGATGCCGATCGCCGAGACTTCCTGGTCGCTGCGCTTCGGCATGTTCACCGACCGCTTCGGCGCGCACTGGATGGTCAACTGCAATCGCGCGGAAGCCAGCCATGCGTAA
- a CDS encoding Protein yceI precursor produces the protein MRKPVPACVALALLVVAGAAAAQPLHFTIDPDHTYPSFAADHLGLSTWRGKFDHSSGTITLDRRKQTGTVHIVTKIDSIDFGNPPLKQAVLKAVFPPPLCNTRCAFFDAAKYPVAIYDGTLADFVDGAPTRVVGKLTLHGVTRPLDLKIEHFKCMPDFVANPRQRCGADASTAFDRADFGIDAGKTFGMDMKVSMQIQVEAVQDK, from the coding sequence ATGCGTAAGCCCGTTCCTGCATGCGTGGCGCTCGCCTTGCTGGTCGTCGCCGGCGCCGCGGCGGCGCAGCCGCTGCACTTCACCATCGATCCGGACCACACCTATCCGAGTTTCGCCGCCGATCACCTCGGCCTGTCGACGTGGCGCGGCAAGTTCGACCACTCGAGCGGCACGATCACGCTGGATCGCCGGAAACAAACCGGCACGGTGCACATCGTGACGAAGATCGACAGCATCGACTTCGGCAATCCGCCCCTGAAACAGGCGGTGCTGAAGGCCGTGTTCCCGCCACCGCTCTGCAACACCCGGTGCGCGTTCTTCGACGCCGCGAAATATCCGGTCGCGATCTATGACGGCACGCTCGCGGATTTCGTGGACGGCGCGCCCACGCGCGTGGTCGGCAAGCTCACCCTGCACGGCGTCACGCGTCCGCTGGATCTGAAGATCGAACACTTCAAATGCATGCCCGATTTCGTGGCGAACCCGCGCCAGCGTTGCGGCGCGGACGCGTCGACGGCGTTCGACCGCGCCGATTTCGGCATCGATGCCGGCAAGACGTTCGGCATGGACATGAAGGTGTCGATGCAGATCCAGGTCGAGGCGGTGCAGGACAAGTAA
- a CDS encoding Acetylornithine deacetylase yields the protein MSTRRTLLLGSLLLTLGSSPLPAAETTAQAMPEYMDMLAHAISVPTVKGKDQVPALARYFADKLEAAGFAKSDIEIMPVGHTEALVVHYRGKGEGKPFIVHGHMDVVPADAEGWSDHQPFKLVKDGPYYYGRGIADMKDQTVALVETFMRLKREGFVPQRDIILTLTGDEETDEFTAEAVARRYHDAEFALDADGWSGEYDADLEPVLFGVVAAEKGYADFLVTATSPGGHSSEPNPDNAIYKLSAAMQKIGAYQFPVEYNGITLASFKAMSAHMQGPLADALHRFAEHPGDARAAAVISADPAYVGQIRTTCVATELAAGHARNALPEKATANVNCRIFPGSTVAAVQQQLQRAVADPSIEISVQAPAPVLGPISYPVLPQVMEAVTQAVHRRFPGIAVIPTMIAASSDSRNFRNHGVPTYGVSPAFAKPGDVHAHGYNERLLASELPASLDFWHELLPALAKAK from the coding sequence ATGTCCACGCGCCGCACGCTGCTGTTGGGTTCGCTGCTCCTGACACTCGGGTCTTCGCCGTTGCCTGCCGCGGAAACCACCGCGCAGGCCATGCCCGAATACATGGACATGCTGGCCCACGCGATCTCGGTGCCGACCGTGAAGGGCAAGGACCAGGTGCCGGCGCTGGCGCGTTATTTCGCGGACAAGCTCGAGGCCGCCGGCTTCGCGAAGTCCGACATCGAGATCATGCCGGTCGGCCATACCGAAGCGCTGGTCGTGCACTACCGCGGCAAGGGCGAGGGCAAACCCTTCATCGTCCATGGACACATGGACGTGGTCCCCGCCGATGCCGAAGGCTGGAGTGACCACCAGCCCTTCAAGCTGGTCAAGGACGGCCCGTACTACTACGGGCGCGGGATCGCGGACATGAAGGACCAGACCGTCGCGCTGGTCGAAACCTTCATGCGCCTCAAGCGCGAAGGGTTCGTGCCGCAGCGTGACATCATCCTGACCCTCACCGGCGACGAGGAAACCGACGAATTCACGGCCGAGGCGGTCGCCAGGCGCTACCACGATGCCGAGTTCGCGCTCGATGCCGATGGCTGGTCGGGCGAATACGACGCCGACCTGGAACCGGTGCTGTTCGGCGTGGTCGCCGCCGAAAAGGGTTATGCGGATTTCCTGGTCACCGCAACCTCGCCCGGCGGGCATTCGAGCGAACCGAATCCCGACAACGCGATCTACAAGCTGTCCGCGGCGATGCAGAAGATCGGCGCGTACCAGTTCCCGGTGGAGTACAACGGCATCACGCTGGCGTCGTTCAAGGCGATGAGCGCCCACATGCAGGGGCCGCTCGCGGACGCACTGCACCGCTTCGCCGAACATCCCGGCGACGCCAGGGCGGCGGCCGTGATCTCGGCCGATCCCGCATACGTCGGCCAGATCCGCACCACCTGCGTGGCGACCGAACTGGCCGCCGGCCATGCGCGCAACGCGCTGCCCGAGAAAGCCACCGCGAACGTCAACTGCCGGATCTTTCCCGGCAGCACCGTCGCCGCCGTGCAGCAACAATTGCAGCGCGCGGTCGCCGATCCGTCCATCGAGATCAGCGTGCAGGCTCCAGCGCCCGTGCTGGGGCCGATCTCGTATCCCGTCCTGCCGCAGGTGATGGAAGCGGTGACGCAGGCGGTGCACCGTCGGTTCCCGGGCATCGCGGTGATTCCGACCATGATCGCGGCTTCGTCGGACAGCCGGAACTTCCGCAACCACGGCGTGCCGACGTACGGCGTCAGTCCCGCGTTCGCCAAACCAGGCGACGTGCACGCGCACGGCTACAACGAACGGCTCCTCGCCAGCGAGCTGCCCGCTTCGCTGGATTTCTGGCACGAACTGCTGCCCGCGCTGGCGAAGGCGAAGTGA
- a CDS encoding N-acetylornithine deacetylase — MPFVRLLIAACIVLIAAWAPPARSDAATQALPETMDMLRHAIAAQTVEGKNQVPAFAQYLAGKLESAGFAQSDIEIIPVEHTAALVVHYRGSDKSLRPILLSAHMDVVAANPADWQRDPFKLIEENGYLYGRGVADMKTNMIALVETFMRFKREHCVPKRSMIMVFSGDEETDMASTRELAKRYHDAEFLLNADAGGGTLNAQGKPVVYEIQAAEKTYADFKLTVTSAGGHSSEPDVPKNAIYRLAKALDRIAAYQFPVQHSEITLASLKATGEHNTGPIAAAMRAFAANPNDAKAAATLSADPAYVGQIRTTCVATMLDGGHALNALPQRTDANINCRIFPGTHIASVQATLAKVIDDPSVKITVRQPPPVESPASPLRKDVVDAVSAVVHQRYPGLDIVPGMSAGASDSMYFRNAGVPSYGVDPSFSKPNDTFAHGLNEKLLASNVPWALEFWDKLLTKLSQ, encoded by the coding sequence ATGCCATTCGTGCGCCTGCTGATCGCCGCCTGCATCGTGCTGATCGCCGCGTGGGCGCCGCCGGCGCGAAGCGACGCCGCTACACAAGCGCTGCCGGAAACGATGGACATGCTGCGGCACGCAATCGCCGCGCAAACCGTCGAAGGCAAGAACCAGGTGCCGGCGTTCGCGCAATACCTCGCAGGCAAGCTCGAATCGGCCGGTTTCGCCCAATCCGACATCGAGATCATCCCGGTCGAACACACCGCCGCACTGGTCGTGCATTACCGCGGCAGCGACAAGAGTCTGAGGCCGATCCTGCTGTCGGCGCACATGGACGTGGTGGCCGCGAATCCGGCGGACTGGCAGCGCGATCCGTTCAAGCTGATCGAGGAGAACGGCTATCTGTACGGCCGCGGCGTGGCCGACATGAAGACCAACATGATCGCGCTCGTCGAAACCTTCATGCGCTTCAAGCGGGAACACTGCGTGCCGAAGCGCAGCATGATCATGGTGTTCTCGGGCGACGAGGAGACCGACATGGCCTCGACGCGGGAACTGGCGAAGCGCTACCACGATGCCGAGTTCCTGCTCAATGCCGATGCGGGTGGCGGCACCTTGAATGCGCAGGGCAAGCCGGTGGTGTACGAAATCCAGGCGGCCGAAAAGACCTACGCCGATTTCAAGCTGACCGTCACCTCGGCCGGCGGCCATTCCAGCGAGCCCGATGTACCGAAAAACGCGATCTATCGATTGGCGAAAGCCCTCGATCGCATCGCCGCGTATCAATTCCCGGTGCAGCACAGCGAGATCACGTTGGCTTCGTTGAAGGCGACGGGCGAGCACAACACCGGCCCGATCGCGGCGGCGATGCGCGCGTTTGCCGCGAATCCGAATGACGCGAAGGCGGCGGCAACCCTTTCCGCCGATCCGGCCTACGTCGGCCAGATCCGCACGACCTGCGTCGCCACCATGCTGGACGGCGGCCACGCGCTGAACGCGCTGCCGCAGCGCACCGACGCCAACATCAACTGCCGCATCTTCCCCGGCACGCACATCGCGTCGGTGCAGGCCACGCTCGCGAAGGTGATCGACGATCCGAGCGTCAAGATCACGGTGCGCCAACCGCCGCCGGTGGAAAGTCCCGCTTCGCCGTTGCGCAAGGACGTGGTGGATGCCGTCAGCGCGGTGGTGCACCAGCGCTATCCCGGCCTGGACATCGTGCCGGGCATGTCGGCCGGCGCGTCGGACAGCATGTACTTCCGCAATGCCGGCGTGCCGAGCTACGGCGTCGATCCGAGCTTTTCCAAACCGAATGACACCTTCGCGCACGGGCTCAATGAAAAATTGCTGGCGTCGAACGTGCCGTGGGCGCTGGAGTTCTGGGACAAGCTGCTGACGAAGCTCAGCCAGTAA